CTATCGAGTATTGAGTCAATAGTTAGTGGAGCAGTGGAAGTTTCGTGGCAGTTTTCAATTCAATTAGAAAACGACCACagcattacaatttataatattatataggtaccaagttcataatattcattaatggtgaatataatattctcttTTAAATTTGAAGACTTTAAAGTTTTAACAACAATGAAACGTAAACAAACATTATGCTGATAACAGGGACCGGATTAGTGTAGCCAACGTGACGAACTCAACAATGTCTAATTTCAAAAgatcgtaaaaaattaattcgactGTCCTggggttatacattttttttttttttgataaattaagtCTTACTTAATATGCGGACATTtgtatgaaattttcaaatcttagataaaTGCCGTGCTTACCCAACTTACTTTAGGGCAAACGTTGAGGTGCGTCCCCTACATgaacaattacaatttaaaatttcagaTCAACAGACTTTTGTCGTATTTGAGAAGTATAATAATCCTCTGTGACATGTAGccataaatataagtataggcACCTATAAAAATGGGAATTACCCGTtagtgtcaaaaaaaaaattaattcgttttgATTTAGACTGTAATCGCCGAAATAATGTTTCGCCGAAATAAAGAAGGTATGTTTTTTGAAACGGTCGATTTGCGCCAAATTTacctgtataaacattttacactaggtttaattattatatgttaacgTACGTTATAACACTTGTAAATTGTAACTCATAAAAgtccccccccacacacacacactgcaaAATGACACAATTTTACCGCCACCGCCAAGACAAAAGAATTTTACcaccaccgctgcagtgtgtggcGTCCtcaataaagttatttttataagccaATTGATTTAAAAGTTCTGTATAAGTCTcaacgaatgaaaaaaaaaacttaatatcatgtatattcatattattatcatattgtattcGTGTTATACACGTGCTACagaaatttattacattttccacTATCGACAAAGGTCGAACCACCTACTTTTTCAGTTATGcctataattaatatctatattattgttgtacgacCGTCAAAACTCACATATACCGTCAAAAAGTGATTTCCTAGTACAAAAGGTAAGTACCGAATTGTATTCGGATCAGGATATCACAACTCGAGTCAACATCATAGTTATGTAGAAAATATGATATCGGTACATGCACGTTACACGGGGGTTTAATAATGGTTCAAACCTAAACCTGAAAGtcttcaaacaatattatttttcgacattcagctatattatattgcacgaaaattatactattattttttacccgtgtaaaattcaattttgaatttttttaaatattattttgtattaactattcgaCTATATATTGACGTCCACACGTTCTAcacagtacatattatattattattatttacaatttcattCTTGTATTGGTTTTGGTCGTTTATGTCGTGTCCGCCGGTGTAATgcgttaggtattatattatgatttattcagCAGTTTTCGTCGCCTTTAGTGTTTGATGGCTTAAattggaacataatattataatatccgtgtAGCGTTTATACTGCAGGTCCGCGGTCATTATACTTTGTATAATCGACTAatgagtttattttatttaaaatatatattttaacgatttttttagtcgttaaatctgtaacaattgattaaaaaaaaaaaaagatattttttttgttcaaaacaaaataatatgtttattaattatttttatgaataacaattttcaaaGAATTTGCACAttggctaaaaaaaaatagaaatttacaataatatatgaacatttaaataatttgaaatagtttaaagaaatttaaaaaaaaaaaaaatacgacggaCAGGATAGACACAATAAACAAGGGGGGGAGAATGCGAGATGGCGATTGGTGCTGAAATGCAGTGTTgctggccactggtcacctctgcacGTTCTCCGACCTGTCCCGCGGGTTGACGAGTTTCGCTGGCGCGTTTGCTCGGCCGCttgacgaccttgcccagccgGCGAGGCCGGACCGAGAAGGCCACGGGAGCGGCTACGGTTGACGGCGACGGACGGCGGCTAAAGCGCGATGTCGTGCGCGTCGACGGCGCGACGACTCGGCCGACGGACGGCGAAGACCAAGACGCGGAGCGAGCGTAGTGAGATTTTGTGCTGCGGAACCGGTGGGGACGAGCGAAACGGCCAATGTGGGATTACCACCGGGCGAAAATGCGAGAGTCAGCGGACTACAGCGCGATCCTTGACTCTCGGTAATTTTCGCCCTGGCGTTGTCCCTTCGGCCGCGTCTTCGTTCCGCCGCCGCGGTGAAGTCGCGCACCGCCAGACTCTGTGAAACAGTTAAGTTTCCGCGAGTCCGGCGCCGCTGACGTCCCCGTGTTCCTAACACGCAAATCTCCATACCACTCACCCCGTGCCGAAGTctccgccgccgtcgtcgtacCGAGTCGAAATCGCCGTCGTACCGAGTCGGGGCGGAATCGTTGCCCGCGACGGTACCTCTACCATATAGCCGCCGTGTCGTCGCCGTCTTCCGTCGCCGCCGCTCCGCGTGACCGTAACTGCAGCCGGGCGCTCGCCGagccgccagagggtctcgcgcgtCAACGACGACCGAGCGCGCTACGCCAGCGGAACCCGTCGCGCCGCGGGTGGTCGGAGAACGTGcgcgggtgacttaccgccgcgcACCGTCCGTGCTCTTTCTCGCATCCTCCCCCCCATTCCGTCGCCGTCGTCCTGTCCGTCGTCTTCAGCCCAGAGGCGAGCTGCGGACGGCTTCTCATCGGCGACAGCACAGACCGCGGAAAAAGCGTCTGACGCCTCTCCACCTCGTACGACGATCGCAGTTTCCGGGTGTGCCGCCGCCGGGTATCCAGCCGTCCGAACAGCTATACCCCTGGCCGGCTCGATGTTCTCATCATCCGACACGTCGTCTGTTCGCAAAACGTCGTCGAGCGGACCGCCCTCGGGAGTCGGAGTGGGATCGACAGGCCCCGACCCCGAGGACGGCGCGTCCccacacgacgacgacgcacaAATGTTCGCCAGCAAAACGGAACGGGGTCCTCTTCCGCTTCCAAAGTTTTCGAAACACCTCGACGTCTTCGTCACACTCCTTCCCATCTGCGCCTCCAAGAATCGGGTTCCGTCCATCCGACTCCGGGGTCTGATCGTCGCTACCTGCAGTTGTGCGACCGAATCAATGGCAGACAGAAGAAGGGTAATTAGACGCACGGGGGATTCGTCGCTTTCGTCGGCGTAAGTGACTTCCATTCTGTTGACCGCGATGTCTTCTAAGGTTTCCAGTAATATGACGTTTGCCGCGTAGCGTGCGATGTTGTAATGGttgccatattattttatttttcgtgtgAAGATATAATTTGTGCGTGCACGTTCGGACGATTGAGAATTGGTATTGagctaaatacaattaatatttcaacgCGGAGACCGATCTCCGAGAAAATCTCCCAGACGACGTGTATTACCTACTAGCCAGCTAGAGTTTGTTTATCATTCTCGTCGGCCCGCAGCATTAGTAGAATTTCGAgcgcgttaatttttttaaacaccattATTGTtagatattgatataatattattatacctaatattttaacgaggATAGTTTCTGGTATTacgatttgtatatttattctgTGACTCGATTTATACTTTTAGGTGATCTTCCATGTATGTTACCTACGGGCAAAGTAGGAAATTGAGCATTGTCCAATTCGATTTGTTGGGCACTGTaggttaaatattgaatatattaaaaatcatataaaacatCTTACTGAGtacttaaataaacataaaacaaatttgaaatagaTGCTTCAAATATTAGTTGCCcagtaatagtttttaaatctattatccAATACTAATGGTACCTACTGAAgaattaatatctataaaagtGGTTTGACATAAATGAGATGTTTgatgaatattattgattattattgaattattgttattttaatagtttaatttaaattaattattactaaaaggTAATGTTagacacatattataacattatattactttatttattatcacataCACAACTATTATAGCACTTTGAGTTACAAAGTCGACCAGAAATGTTGTACTTCCGCCGATtggttttatataatcatacaaACCACGCGACGTCGTGACAATAATCATTCGAAAATATCGAATAGTggtttaatgataaaataatgaaatattatctagatttatacatattatgataataattttaaaattctgagCAACTCTGAAGacaattttttaagtacctagaaAAAAATCCTCTAACATCGACTTGAGGTCAATGAAGGTTTCTTGAAGGTAATTTGATctatatagttggtacttttgggaggtaaaaatttaaaacactaagggcccgtattacaatcgttaaactaaggttaaaccaTCGAATTGGGCgggtaaaatcagtgggttaagcgtaaccgaggtttaaactatgattgtaaatcAGGCCCTAAATgctttttaaataggtaatcagGGCTAATATCAGAGTTAACAATAATTCTGAGGTGTCTTCTAATAATTGTGATAGAATTGTTTCTATGATTACagtgtaatatatgtataataaaaataaataaataacaaataggtaCTGAAATACAGATAActattaaacatttcaaattaacaatattttatttaatgcacTGAATTACTAAGTTAGTGTATGAAGgcacatattatttataggtatatatcaaataagtaatgttttttaatCTAATGTTCATCCACATCACCCAATTTCTCAGACTTTTCATCCAAACATTTTTCAGGATTAGGAAATTCCAATTGAACAGTCACTGGTCCATCATTCACTATTTCAACTTCCATCATTTCCCCAAATGCTCCATCTAAAAtgcattattactattattattataaaacatacaacataaataaatattaagacaaTAAAAACATTCTGATAGTTTTCCAGTGAGGAAGTTTGATTTCTTTGATTGTAGATAAAAGAGAAAactaaagaacataatataagataatattatagacttggaatgaattcatattttattttcactatacatctttggtgttaaaaaaaattaaattacaacactCTGGTACaaactcaaatattttaaattttgtattttatgtaccataacataaagtttaaattaataaaacatataattaaaataatacatttaatttgatacatttttctttaCCTTTAATTTTGCTAGGGTTGTAATTTGAACGTAAAGtctccaaaaaatattgataattttgcaATGCAAGATTTCCAGGCATAGCCATATGAAAATCTAATTTGTTTCCCTTAAGTTTATAGCAGAGAGTAAACTGACTAATTGACAATATTTCATAACTCATGTCCATAACATTGCAATGCCACTTTTTTTCATCTTGATCGAAAAGACGTAGTTTTAATATCTTCTGTACcctataataatagatatattataataattaaatacattcaaatattaattatataacttataaaaaaggTTGGGTTAggtcaataagtaataacataaagtaaaacaacttttaaaatttaaaaactaaccatgataaaaaagaaaaattttacaGCCCAATAAATGctttaacatattaaaaaatattttgttaacaattTGGGTACTATATAAGTGAGTTAAGAGTTAAGTTACACGGACATTTgttgtcttacaagtgcgtaacataatacattttacgctcagcagatcatgtttagctcggctgttagtttaaaaattagagtgatttgacctcttataaaatgtaaaggtaatattattatctagggcatctcataggctttttattatattttaattttaaagcaagtaatgggtattttaaaatttaaaattgcttgtacatcttaaaatactcataac
Above is a window of Metopolophium dirhodum isolate CAU chromosome 3, ASM1992520v1, whole genome shotgun sequence DNA encoding:
- the LOC132940983 gene encoding D-aminoacyl-tRNA deacylase isoform X3; amino-acid sequence: MNFFFGGHEVNSITKGLCLLVGLQKTDKKNDIDAMVQKILKLRLFDQDEKKWHCNVMDMSYEILSISQFTLCYKLKGNKLDFHMAMPGNLALQNYQYFLETLRSNYNPSKIKDGAFGEMMEVEIVNDGPVTVQLEFPNPEKCLDEKSEKLGDVDEH
- the LOC132940983 gene encoding D-aminoacyl-tRNA deacylase isoform X2, yielding MMIWRVGGHEVNSITKGLCLLVGLQKTDKKNDIDAMVQKILKLRLFDQDEKKWHCNVMDMSYEILSISQFTLCYKLKGNKLDFHMAMPGNLALQNYQYFLETLRSNYNPSKIKDGAFGEMMEVEIVNDGPVTVQLEFPNPEKCLDEKSEKLGDVDEH
- the LOC132940983 gene encoding D-aminoacyl-tRNA deacylase 1 isoform X1 — protein: MKVVVQRVSRAKISVGGHEVNSITKGLCLLVGLQKTDKKNDIDAMVQKILKLRLFDQDEKKWHCNVMDMSYEILSISQFTLCYKLKGNKLDFHMAMPGNLALQNYQYFLETLRSNYNPSKIKDGAFGEMMEVEIVNDGPVTVQLEFPNPEKCLDEKSEKLGDVDEH